A region of the Channa argus isolate prfri chromosome 3, Channa argus male v1.0, whole genome shotgun sequence genome:
tgaaatgatgtTTTCCAACAAGGGTAAactgctgtaaatgtgttttgttccAACATCAAATGGAATGAGTTTTAACCCTGATAGACTATAGAATATCATGATTCTGTTCAGACAAGACGAAGACAGATTTCTTTCCTGTTGACTTCTCCTCCGCTTCACATTGCTCTTCATTTAAAGATTCCTTTCACCGACTTCACTACATCCCGAAAGATGACCTTAATATGCGAGCCGTCACAATACGGTGcgttttttgtttgcttgcagGCACACAACGTGACCGCCTTGTCTTGTTCGGCGGTGAAGTGCAGAGGAGAAATGCCCGGCGCTTTTGTCCTGTGAGTTCCATCGCAGAAAggctgaaaatgcatttttgggACCAGGTTAGAAAGTCAACTTACTAGTCTTAGAGCTGGTTAAAGATTTAAATATGACTTAACATCAAAGCAAAACGTATGTTTCAGGAAACAAAGTcaatccacagaaaaaaaatttaagggTTTTAATATTTGCTCCTTTCAGccctaaacacataaaaatgcagCTGCCAAGGTCACGGAAACTAAATTCTTGTTAACGTGTATTCATCTCTGGTTGCAATTTTCAtttgcaaaaacagaaagcgGCCATTCTCTGTAAAGGAACCAAGCTGCTGGTTTGATCCTAACTGTGACAATAAGACAGCAATTGGCTCTGAATACACATCCTGCTGGTTCCAAGTCAGGAAAATGTGCTAAGGCTGGAGTTTCTCATCACTTTCTTATCATATTTGCATGTGAATGCTACAAGATATACagcgatcaggcataacattatgaccacgtgtgcaatttaatgcaacccaatacagtggctctgccatgaactcTACTTTTACAAGCGGACATGGTTCTACTGTTTTGGCTACGTCATTCATACTAAATAGggcagccaaaacattagaaccatctttttttttttttttagaattcaCTCGACTGcctactttgacctcaataataaacacatagtagaattatcacctttctgacagtttcaacttaaaaattgaaatagattgcacaggtggtcataatgttatctGTGTACATTTCTGTGCAAGCTGCTGGAATGTAGCTTGCTGCTCACACTGTGTCTCcctaaagggcgacttcactgATCTTTAACTTGCTTCATATGATTCCTAtgttgatgtcatctggaggaatttgtAAATTCATCTGGTTCTACTTCATAGCCTCGGTTCAGCTGCTCCTTCAGAGGGCATCATCCGCAGTTTTCGTTGATGAAACAGAGCAGTTCTTGTAGTAAGTAAGGCGGCAAAAAGTTTGTTAACACTCATGTAAATGTGCTGCCTAAAGTGAAACTATAGAAGACAAGTTGAAcaatcagaaaagaaaacttatGAAAAGCTTATGGGATCTAAAGCAGTTGTGAGTTTGTGACTTTATTGATGGCCACACTGCAGGTAGCTTTTGACCCAGGTGAGCTCCAGGTATGtcttaaatcttaaattttCGCCCACGCCAAACATGCTCACCTGCTTCTTGCTGTGTCCACAAGCGCACCAGGCATAGCGTTTCCCAGCAGACACCTTCACCCTGTAGGGCAGCCGGGCCGCAGGGACAGACTGTGTGGACTGCTGACAATACTGCACCTAGACACAAAATGCACCATCACATGGGACGCAGAGCACTGGGCCACAGCTGTAAAATGCAGTTCAATATCTGAACACACATTCCTGGCACACCaacagagggacagaggagaCATCCTGTTAAATCAGGACAtatcttttctgttgttgttataCATCTATTTCAAATCACTGGTAGGAAACGAGGTCTGCACGTGTCCTGTCTTGTACCTGCAGCCTTGTCAGCAGAGGTGCCAAAGGTGAATGGAGGAGGGTGCGTCAGGCTTGGTGTTTGCTCAGATAACAAAGACTATACCGGCGCATTAAAAGCTGGGTGGACACGGCAGACAACGCCAAAGGCCCAGCGACGAAAATCAGTTTGGGCATTAGGTGAGACAGACAGCGTGGAGAAGCTTACCATGCAGGGGAAAAGAGGCAGGGACCGTTCGGTCTGCATGCACCCTCTGCGCACTGCGGCTGTAAACAAGGCCGTGTTCATCTTTTAGCAAAGTTCCAGCGGACGGAGTCGTAATAGTTtcactaaaatacaaaaaaacaaacaaacaaaaaagccttTAAAGGACACGGGCGGCACAAGACGTTAGCGAGGCAACTAGCCGCTCCGCCGCAGGTGATTGGCTGAAGACTGTAAACAGCCCGCCTTCCTCGTGCTACGCTGTCACGTTGTCTCCCGCCTCGCCCCTCCCCTTCCTCTTCCGACGTCCGTCACCTGTCAAAGAAACATGGaaacaacaaaggtaaaatCTATTTTAAGAAGGcaagaaagaaaccaaaaaaataataaaaaataattgtctCACTTTTTAGTGATTTCTTATAAGTTGTTTCTCATAGGACTGTGTTTATGCGCATATAGgtaaccaataaaaaaaaaagccttaacTGATCAACTGGAAGTTTCTATTAACTTTTTTAGCTGGTTCTTGTTCAATGATATATTGTAtgttctttatgaataaatatggaAACAAATTTTCAAGAGATTTAAGGCAATCTAATTGTTATACTTAAAAATAGCTAGGATATAACTGAGCTATAAAGCATTACCAAACAATCTATTCATCCTAATTAAGCCAAATATTACCTCCACTATAAATGGTGTCTCATAAACACTTGTTAAACTCAAACAGCTGGACCTGCCTTCAACTCTCTACCCACACTGTTGACCTGCAAAAATCTATGTAAGGTGTGTTGTGCTGGTGTTATTTTTCACTTGTTATTTTTCTCAGTATGAACTGAAATCAGAGCAGAAGTGTATACATTTGTACAGGACCTttctttaattaataataactgATTTATTTCAAAAAGGGTTATACATGCTACACCAAAATGCTTTACAGAGGATGTGGCAATAAAAATCTGCAGGTTTCCCATCCTTGAAGGTGTAAGATAATTGAATGTAGAATGTAGGAAATTACACGTAGAATGTAAATGTTCTTCatattctgtaaaataaatgattttttttattaatattgttcaCTGgtcaaaataatacaatttagcTACAAGGCAACTAATTATTTAGTTACAGTTTATCAGAAGTCAGGCCAGgacaaaaatgattttgtcttttcagtccGTGAAAAGTGCCAGGTTCAAGAACATATGCTACTAACAGTTAAATCATTTAACACCATAGAGAAAATGTAGAACAActcattaaaatacatttattaacaaaagtcttaatttgtccttttaattttacacacaaaaatatcaaaatacttTACAGGGCTTTTAATATGAATATTGTCAAATTCGTTGTGATCAATTCTCTCAACAAATACACTGTACAATGACAACGTGCTTGTCCTTTTTAATATTCAGtgctcatttcatttttcttttttcagggaacaatgcatttaaaattatgCATAGTTATTACTTGGTATTTAGCAATATATTTGAGACGTCACTGCATTTCATGCAATCCAAATCCCTATAGGTAACTCACTCTCCACCAAACTTCATTCAGAACCAGGTGCTTTAAATGTTGTAATACATAAAAGATACACAGTACGACATTCATAACATGGATTATGTTGATTACCCATACTTCAAAGCTTAAAaggatgaatgtgttttttacacaaacatattAAATGATACAACTTGTTTTCCAACAAAATTCAAAAGGTACtaaaaatcaatttacagtTGGGCCACACAAGCCCCAGTGCAACATGAGAAAGAAACCGCTTCACAAATCCTTCGCACCACTCTCCAGTCAACTTCTTGGAAACAGTCATGTTTCTGGTATTTGCCTCAGCTAAGAGCCGTCTCGTTAGGAAATACTTGGTAAATTGCAAATCTCTCGGTTGGATCCGTGTCTTAATCAACATTCTCCTTTTGTCATTGCTACAGTTTTCATCACAGACTAATGAGCTGCTTCCTTACTAAGTTCCTTTCTGGCGTCTACATTAGCTACAAAACAATCTAGCACTCAAGATGTCACATGTATGGGAGATCATGTTCAAGATTTCAAACACACCTGACAACATGTTTGAAAAGGTCTATAAATATGTTAAAGAACACAGGAGAAAACCCAATAACACAATCTCTTACTTTGAGGGTAAAAGATGAATTTTGGAAGTGGCCTTTGTTAGTATAACTGAACAGAACGGAGGCATCACACgataaagtgaaagaaaagagaagcttATCATAGTTTCTACGTTGGCTAATGTCATGAACATGAGTTCGAACGACCCTGCGGGGAAAGGCCATCGGTATTGGCTCATCCACACCTTCCTAGCGCTGACATTAGCTACACTATGTATCATACACTGTTGCAACAGcactttaataatattttactcCATAGCTTCCTATGACACCACTATACAGGCTTCACTGTATCAACAGGTCCTGGTTTCTCAGTTCTCTGAAGCACAAACAACTAAAGAACATTGCATCTGAACACAAAACTTACAATAGAAAATGCTTTGACACTTTAGTTACCACTATACACACAATTCAGTTCAATGGTTGAAATCATCAGTCAGCTATCAAAAGTATAAACTGGTTTAGGAAGAGTGCTTTCACTGTTCTAATGTACTTCTCCATGTGCCCgagttaaaaaacacacaaagtaaaacGACAAGAGAGCTTGTGGTTTTCAATGTAACTCTATCATTAAGGCATTATCTATCCAGTATTGCTAAAAGAACAACTAGTTTGtggacaatgaaaaaaaaaaacactgacacttaGGGACCAGAgtgcaaaataattatttaaaatcaaaaacctGTAAGTCCCTAGTGGATTAGTAAGTACCAAGCATCCTTTATAAGAAACTGTGTTGGTGGGTGATTTGCTCTGTTAGCTACTAAGATGCAAAGTGCACCATATTTAGGACagctcattatttatttatttatttatttttaaacatacaatTTCCAAATGTTTGGTTTCATCTGCTTAATCTCGGTAGCAACTGGAAGGATATAAAACTCTTGCGATGGTTTAGAATAAAACCCGGTGTTCAAGTTTCACATTGATGCCAGTCTCTAGTGGATGATGGTGCCATTTTGGGACACTTGGGTTGTGTGTCATTTTTACAGTGGCATGCGTTAATATCTTAGATTTAACACCAAGATTTGTTTGGTGGGCATTTATATCCAGTGAAGGCTATTGCGGTAATGAATACTAAATATTAACGAATAAAAACAGGTTGCTGAAAAGTCTGAGGTATAATAACCAGCTTCATGTTGAAATGTCACTAACCACACACGGGTAATGACAGTATATTTATCCTTTACACATTAAATGCCCGTAGGAGGCTGCAACGTATAGAATAGAAGATCTGGATGACATGTGGGGTCGGGTGGACACACAGGGAAGACAAAATATCAAGGAAGACAGCTGAGGTTGCTGATTCTCACTGACTGAATGGAAACTGGTTCAAGCTGTGGAGGGAATTCATGAATGGTCAGTGCTTGAGAAGTCTGTCCTTGGGGTTCACACTTCCAACTAAAAACCTACGCAGCACCTGCAGGGAGGTGCCTTCATATGCAGCCCCATTGGTTTAGCTAACAAAATTAGTGCAATTTAAGAAGAGACCACTTAATTCATGCTCTCTGGAAGCTgcctacacacaaaaaaaacctatgAGAAGAACCTCTGATATAAAGAATTTCAACAACATGAAAATCTTCCAACTTGATGTTTAAGTTCATCTTGTTATACATTCATAAAAGAGGGTTTAAGATAAAGAGAAGTTCAAAAGCCTTGTAAGTTGACTTCAATTCCTCAAATGCTCGTTTGAGCTGCTCCTCTGTCCTTGAGACATGTCACCCATTCTTGTCCCCACCCTTCTCACCTGCAGCCTGAAAACACAATtacactttgtttgtttggtaaCAAACATTACAGCTCATAATGCAAAATCCTGCAGGGCTACTTACCCCGGGCTTGTGAAGTGCattgtcctgaagaccaaagaGGCTGCCTCCTTGGCCACCCTGCAGGGGTGAGGCTGTAGCTGAGGACAGCAGATTGGGTGACTGGGCGATCATGGGTGAGCTCGGGGTAGAGGTGAGAGCTCCTGTCAGTGTGAGGCGCTGCagctccctctgtctctgctgctgcagcatctGGCACACCACTACCTGCTGCTCCTGGTGGAACagtaggggaaaaaaagcatttagcaCACATGTCCATTGGGAGAGGATCTCAAGTTTCTGCTTTTGCATTGCAAACATTAAGATGTATATGCTTTTAAATTCAGGGTAAACTAAATAGAGGGTAAATTGAGAACAAATCTTGATTACTACAAGTGTTTCTCCTCGTTCTATAACATGCTTGTAATAAGAGATGGACTGTGTGATTGGTCCAGGTCTTCAGTTGCTCTGAAATGACTTTTCCTTCACTCACCCAGGCTGTAGCACCTATCTAATCCTAACCATTGTAGGAACGTGGCCATTTTCAGTTCCTTTATGTTTTCAATGTAGCATGTTTCAATGACTACTTCACAGTAAGACAGGAAACCAAGATAAAGATAGCAGCTGTCATGGTACCTGACTGGCTCAACCCCCATCAGACTTTTAGTAGTTTGCAAGTAAAATTAGAAAACTACAGGGGCTGCTTTGCTGTTGGTGAAGAAAACTTATCCTCAAACAGTaacttcagaaagtattcacagccctttactttttgcactttgtgttttgttttgttttttgcattggccatttgtgtttatgaaacaacatttaataaccCAGAAAAGAAAATCCAGGTGTCTGATCCCTCAATccctcaataataataataataacaacaacaataatcacTATGGCCGAGTCAGTGAATCAAACTAACATTTAAGTAATGCTCACTGTGTCTCGATGTGATGAGGGGTTTTGTTTCCTTGAATATGGTGACAAGTACTAAAGtactaaataaaatgattttggtCCCAATCCAGAAAGAATATCCTACTTGGAGATCATTACACAGATTATAATGTGAAATACATAAGGTATGGCTGAGAACATTCCAAAATGACATGAGTTTTATTACAGGAGTGAAGTTCTGGGAGGTAAGAAACTGCtggagctgctgttgttgctgctgctcaaGAAgaagctgcttctgctgctctgACAGGAGTGAAGACCTAAATGACAAAAGTCGACACACGGCCACTTTAAACACCAACCAACAACAACGC
Encoded here:
- the LOC137123968 gene encoding CDGSH iron-sulfur domain-containing protein 3, mitochondrial-like — its product is MNTALFTAAVRRGCMQTERSLPLFPCMVQYCQQSTQSVPAARLPYRVKVSAGKRYAWCACGHSKKQPFCDGTHRTKAPGISPLHFTAEQDKAVTLCACKQTKNAPYCDGSHIKVIFRDVVKSVKGIFK